A genomic segment from Gorilla gorilla gorilla isolate KB3781 chromosome 3, NHGRI_mGorGor1-v2.1_pri, whole genome shotgun sequence encodes:
- the PRDM8 gene encoding PR domain zinc finger protein 8 isoform X3: MASPCARLAAPRRRPAAAGGRSLPPSCCSRDRGHFARRTGSSAGSDWGGSAAAEGPAVAALTGKEPHSPQVIKATWGVIYQPLSSPLFQNNTTVSYMCIFARTPKSLAKVEQAKSSPGLLGLQSPGSQSLNTPLSSREGSQSWERIKLTWSRELNCEKEARDSPATWCCSPIEGVNLQAVKDLKSLASAAALKGQVSASKWLSAQTRLPRRPRQLHPLLHHPLDVKSFPEPILSFSPHLSISLLSLREEPKRRQHQHLLTWKYTDTIGKRKHSIASSRFQVALSGRFYTDLIPVMEDTGIQRGIWDGDAKAVQQCLTDIFTSVYTTCDIPENAIFGPCVLSHTSLYDSIAFIALKSTDKRTVPYIFRVDTSAANGSSEGLMWLRLVQSARDKEEQNLEAYIKNGQLFYRSLRRIAKDEELLVWYGKELTELLLLCPSRSHNKMNAGSSPYTCLECSQRFQFEFPYVAHLRFRCPKRLHSADISPQDEQGGGVGTKDHGGGGGGGKDQQQQQQEAPLGPGPKFCKAGPLHHYPSPSPESSNPPAAAGGSSAKPSTDFHNLARELENSRGGSSCSPAQSLSSGSGSGGGGGHQEAELSPDGIATGGGKGKRKFPEEATEGGGGAGLVGGRGRFVERPLPASKEDLVCTPQQYRASGSYFGLEENGRLFAPPSPETGEAKRSAFVEVKKAARAASLQEEGTADGAGVASEDQDAGGGGGSSTPAAASPVGAEKLLAPRPGGPLPSRLEGGSPARGSAFTSVPQLGSAGSTGGGGGTGAGAAGGAGGGQGTASDERKSAFSQPARSFSQLSPLVLGQKLGALEPCHPADGVGPTRLYPAAADPLAVKLQGAADLNGGCGSLPSGGGGLPKQSPFLYATAFWPKSSAAAAAAAAAAAAGPLQLQLPSALTLLPPSFTSLCLPAQNWCAKCNASFRMTSDLVYHMRSHHKKEYAMEPLVKRRREEKLKCPICNESFRERHHLSRHMTSHN, translated from the exons GTCATAAAAGCCACCTGGGGTGTCATTTATCAACCTCTCTCCAGCCCACTCTTCCAAAATAACACTACAGTTTCCTACATGTGTATTTTTGCCAGGACTCCAAAGAGCCTTGCTAAAGTGGAACAAG CAAAATCCTCCCCTGGCCTCCTGGGACTGCAGTCACCAGGCTCTCAAAGCCTCAATACCCCACTGAGTTCCAGAGAAGGGTCTCAAAGCTGGGAGAGGATCAAACTAACATG GAGTAGAGAATTGAACTGTGAAAAAGAAGCCCGAGATTCCCCAGCGACGTGGTGTTGCAGCCCCATTGAAGGAGTCAACTTGCAGGCTGTTAAAGACCTCAAGTCATTAGCATCAGCTGCTGCACTAAAGGGGCAAGTCAGCGCCTCTAAGTGGCTTAGCGCACAAACGAGGCTCCCGAGACGGCCTCGGCAACTCCATCCCCTCCTCCACCACCCGCTGGATGTGAAAAGCTTTCCGGAGCCCATCTtg tctttttctccccatctctccatctctctcttatCTCTTCGTGAAGAGCCTAAAAGGCGGCAACACCAACACCTCTTGACATGGAAATACACTGATACAATAGGCAAAAGGAAACACTCGATTGCATCTTCCCGGTTCCAGGTGGCCTTATCTGGGAGATTCTATACTGACCTTATTCCTG TGATGGAGGATACTGGCATCCAGCGAGGCATCTGGGATGGAGATGCCAAGGCTGTCCAACAATGTCTGACAGATATTTTTACCAGCGTTTACACCACCTGCGACATCCCTGAGAATGCTATATTTGGTCCCTGTGTCCTGAGCCATACTTCCCTATATGACAGCATAGCTTTCATAGCTCTCAAGTCTACTGACAAGAGAACAGTACCGTATATCTTTCGG GTAGACACCTCAGCAGCAAATGGTTCCTCAGAAGGTCTCATGTGGCTGCGGTTGGTCCAATCGGCCAGAGATAAGGAAGAGCAGAACCTTGAAGCCTACATAAAAAACGGACAGCTGTTCTACCGCTCTCTCCGCAGGATTGCCAAAGACGAGGAGTTACTAGTTTGGTACGGGAAAGAACTGACTGAGTTACTCTTGCTCTGCCCCTCTAGATCCCACAACAAAATGAATG CAGGGTCGTCCCCTTACACATGCCTGGAATGCAGCCAACGTTTCCAGTTTGAGTTCCCCTATGTGGCGCATCTGCGTTTCCGCTGCCCCAAGAGACTTCACAGCGCTGATATAAGTCCCCAAGACGAGCAAGGCGGCGGCGTGGGCACCAAGGACcacgggggcggcggcggcggtggcaaagaccagcagcagcagcagcaggaggcacCTTTAGGCCCGGGTCCCAAGTTTTGCAAAGCCGGCCCCCTCCACCACTACCCATCCCCCTCCCCAGAAAGCAGCAACCCACCCGCTGCCGCCGGCGGCAGCAGCGCGAAGCCATCCACAGACTTCCACAACCTGGCCAGGGAGCTGGAAAACTCCCGGGGAGGCAGCAGCTGCTCCCCAGCCCAGAGCCTCAGCAGCGGtagcggcagcggcggcggcggcggccaccaggaggcggagctgagTCCCGACGGCATCGCCACGGGCGGCGgcaaaggaaagaggaaattCCCGGAGGAGGCGACGGAGGGTGGCGGTGGCGCTGGTCTGGTAGGGGGCCGGGGCCGCTTCGTAGAGCGGCCCCTCCCGGCCTCCAAGGAGGATCTGGTGTGCACACCGCAGCAGTACCGAGCCTCGGGCAGCTACTTCGGCCTGGAAGAGAACGGCCGCCTCTTCGCGCCGCCAAGTCCCGAGACGGGCGAGGCGAAGCGCAGCGCCTTCGTGGAGGTGAAGAAGGCTGCCCGCGCGGCCAGCCTGCAGGAGGAGGGGACAGCCGACGGCGCGGGAGTCGCCTCCGAGGACCAGGacgctggcggcggcggcggctcctcCACGCCCGCGGCCGCGTCGCCGGTGGGCGCCGAGAAGCTGCTGGCCCCGCGGCCTGGGGGCCCGCTGCCCAGCCGGCTCGAGGGCGGCAGTCCTGCGAGGGGCAGCGCCTTCACTTCGGTGCCGCAGCTGGGCAGCGCGGGCAGCACGGGCGGTGGGGGCGGAACGGGCGCCGGGGCCGCAGGCGGCGCGGGCGGGGGCCAGGGCACCGCGTCGGACGAGCGCAAAAGCGCCTTCTCGCAGCCAGCACGCTCCTTCTCGCAGCTGTCCCCGCTGGTGCTGGGCCAGAAGCTGGGCGCGCTCGAGCCATGCCACCCCGCCGACGGCGTGGGCCCCACCAGACTCTATCCCGCCGCTGCGGACCCTCTAGCGGTGAAGCTCCAGGGGGCCGCGGACCTGAACGGAGGTTGCGGGTCCCTGccgagcggcggcggcggcctgCCTAAGCAGAGCCCCTTCCTGTACGCCACCGCCTTCTGGCCCAAGAGCTCCGCTGCCGCTGCAGCCGCGGCTGCGGCGGCGGCCGCGGGGCCcttgcagctgcagctgccctcGGCGCTCACGCTGCTGCCGCCCTCCTTCACCTCGCTGTGTCTGCCCGCGCAGAACTGGTGCGCCAAGTGCAATGCCTCCTTCCGCATGACCTCCGACCTGGTGTACCACATGAGGTCGCACCACAAAAAGGAGTATGCGATGGAGCCCTTGGTGAAGCGGCGGCGAGAGGAGAAACTCAAGTGCCCCATCTGCAATGAGTCCTTCAGGGAGCGCCACCACCTCTCCAGGCACATGACCTCGCATAATTGA
- the PRDM8 gene encoding PR domain zinc finger protein 8 isoform X4 — MCIFARTPKSLAKVEQAKSSPGLLGLQSPGSQSLNTPLSSREGSQSWERIKLTWSRELNCEKEARDSPATWCCSPIEGVNLQAVKDLKSLASAAALKGQVSASKWLSAQTRLPRRPRQLHPLLHHPLDVKSFPEPILSFSPHLSISLLSLREEPKRRQHQHLLTWKYTDTIGKRKHSIASSRFQVALSGRFYTDLIPVMEDTGIQRGIWDGDAKAVQQCLTDIFTSVYTTCDIPENAIFGPCVLSHTSLYDSIAFIALKSTDKRTVPYIFRVDTSAANGSSEGLMWLRLVQSARDKEEQNLEAYIKNGQLFYRSLRRIAKDEELLVWYGKELTELLLLCPSRSHNKMNAGSSPYTCLECSQRFQFEFPYVAHLRFRCPKRLHSADISPQDEQGGGVGTKDHGGGGGGGKDQQQQQQEAPLGPGPKFCKAGPLHHYPSPSPESSNPPAAAGGSSAKPSTDFHNLARELENSRGGSSCSPAQSLSSGSGSGGGGGHQEAELSPDGIATGGGKGKRKFPEEATEGGGGAGLVGGRGRFVERPLPASKEDLVCTPQQYRASGSYFGLEENGRLFAPPSPETGEAKRSAFVEVKKAARAASLQEEGTADGAGVASEDQDAGGGGGSSTPAAASPVGAEKLLAPRPGGPLPSRLEGGSPARGSAFTSVPQLGSAGSTGGGGGTGAGAAGGAGGGQGTASDERKSAFSQPARSFSQLSPLVLGQKLGALEPCHPADGVGPTRLYPAAADPLAVKLQGAADLNGGCGSLPSGGGGLPKQSPFLYATAFWPKSSAAAAAAAAAAAAGPLQLQLPSALTLLPPSFTSLCLPAQNWCAKCNASFRMTSDLVYHMRSHHKKEYAMEPLVKRRREEKLKCPICNESFRERHHLSRHMTSHN; from the exons ATGTGTATTTTTGCCAGGACTCCAAAGAGCCTTGCTAAAGTGGAACAAG CAAAATCCTCCCCTGGCCTCCTGGGACTGCAGTCACCAGGCTCTCAAAGCCTCAATACCCCACTGAGTTCCAGAGAAGGGTCTCAAAGCTGGGAGAGGATCAAACTAACATG GAGTAGAGAATTGAACTGTGAAAAAGAAGCCCGAGATTCCCCAGCGACGTGGTGTTGCAGCCCCATTGAAGGAGTCAACTTGCAGGCTGTTAAAGACCTCAAGTCATTAGCATCAGCTGCTGCACTAAAGGGGCAAGTCAGCGCCTCTAAGTGGCTTAGCGCACAAACGAGGCTCCCGAGACGGCCTCGGCAACTCCATCCCCTCCTCCACCACCCGCTGGATGTGAAAAGCTTTCCGGAGCCCATCTtg tctttttctccccatctctccatctctctcttatCTCTTCGTGAAGAGCCTAAAAGGCGGCAACACCAACACCTCTTGACATGGAAATACACTGATACAATAGGCAAAAGGAAACACTCGATTGCATCTTCCCGGTTCCAGGTGGCCTTATCTGGGAGATTCTATACTGACCTTATTCCTG TGATGGAGGATACTGGCATCCAGCGAGGCATCTGGGATGGAGATGCCAAGGCTGTCCAACAATGTCTGACAGATATTTTTACCAGCGTTTACACCACCTGCGACATCCCTGAGAATGCTATATTTGGTCCCTGTGTCCTGAGCCATACTTCCCTATATGACAGCATAGCTTTCATAGCTCTCAAGTCTACTGACAAGAGAACAGTACCGTATATCTTTCGG GTAGACACCTCAGCAGCAAATGGTTCCTCAGAAGGTCTCATGTGGCTGCGGTTGGTCCAATCGGCCAGAGATAAGGAAGAGCAGAACCTTGAAGCCTACATAAAAAACGGACAGCTGTTCTACCGCTCTCTCCGCAGGATTGCCAAAGACGAGGAGTTACTAGTTTGGTACGGGAAAGAACTGACTGAGTTACTCTTGCTCTGCCCCTCTAGATCCCACAACAAAATGAATG CAGGGTCGTCCCCTTACACATGCCTGGAATGCAGCCAACGTTTCCAGTTTGAGTTCCCCTATGTGGCGCATCTGCGTTTCCGCTGCCCCAAGAGACTTCACAGCGCTGATATAAGTCCCCAAGACGAGCAAGGCGGCGGCGTGGGCACCAAGGACcacgggggcggcggcggcggtggcaaagaccagcagcagcagcagcaggaggcacCTTTAGGCCCGGGTCCCAAGTTTTGCAAAGCCGGCCCCCTCCACCACTACCCATCCCCCTCCCCAGAAAGCAGCAACCCACCCGCTGCCGCCGGCGGCAGCAGCGCGAAGCCATCCACAGACTTCCACAACCTGGCCAGGGAGCTGGAAAACTCCCGGGGAGGCAGCAGCTGCTCCCCAGCCCAGAGCCTCAGCAGCGGtagcggcagcggcggcggcggcggccaccaggaggcggagctgagTCCCGACGGCATCGCCACGGGCGGCGgcaaaggaaagaggaaattCCCGGAGGAGGCGACGGAGGGTGGCGGTGGCGCTGGTCTGGTAGGGGGCCGGGGCCGCTTCGTAGAGCGGCCCCTCCCGGCCTCCAAGGAGGATCTGGTGTGCACACCGCAGCAGTACCGAGCCTCGGGCAGCTACTTCGGCCTGGAAGAGAACGGCCGCCTCTTCGCGCCGCCAAGTCCCGAGACGGGCGAGGCGAAGCGCAGCGCCTTCGTGGAGGTGAAGAAGGCTGCCCGCGCGGCCAGCCTGCAGGAGGAGGGGACAGCCGACGGCGCGGGAGTCGCCTCCGAGGACCAGGacgctggcggcggcggcggctcctcCACGCCCGCGGCCGCGTCGCCGGTGGGCGCCGAGAAGCTGCTGGCCCCGCGGCCTGGGGGCCCGCTGCCCAGCCGGCTCGAGGGCGGCAGTCCTGCGAGGGGCAGCGCCTTCACTTCGGTGCCGCAGCTGGGCAGCGCGGGCAGCACGGGCGGTGGGGGCGGAACGGGCGCCGGGGCCGCAGGCGGCGCGGGCGGGGGCCAGGGCACCGCGTCGGACGAGCGCAAAAGCGCCTTCTCGCAGCCAGCACGCTCCTTCTCGCAGCTGTCCCCGCTGGTGCTGGGCCAGAAGCTGGGCGCGCTCGAGCCATGCCACCCCGCCGACGGCGTGGGCCCCACCAGACTCTATCCCGCCGCTGCGGACCCTCTAGCGGTGAAGCTCCAGGGGGCCGCGGACCTGAACGGAGGTTGCGGGTCCCTGccgagcggcggcggcggcctgCCTAAGCAGAGCCCCTTCCTGTACGCCACCGCCTTCTGGCCCAAGAGCTCCGCTGCCGCTGCAGCCGCGGCTGCGGCGGCGGCCGCGGGGCCcttgcagctgcagctgccctcGGCGCTCACGCTGCTGCCGCCCTCCTTCACCTCGCTGTGTCTGCCCGCGCAGAACTGGTGCGCCAAGTGCAATGCCTCCTTCCGCATGACCTCCGACCTGGTGTACCACATGAGGTCGCACCACAAAAAGGAGTATGCGATGGAGCCCTTGGTGAAGCGGCGGCGAGAGGAGAAACTCAAGTGCCCCATCTGCAATGAGTCCTTCAGGGAGCGCCACCACCTCTCCAGGCACATGACCTCGCATAATTGA
- the PRDM8 gene encoding PR domain zinc finger protein 8 isoform X1, producing MEDTGIQRGIWDGDAKAVQQCLTDIFTSVYTTCDIPENAIFGPCVLSHTSLYDSIAFIALKSTDKRTVPYIFRVDTSAANGSSEGLMWLRLVQSARDKEEQNLEAYIKNGQLFYRSLRRIAKDEELLVWYGKELTELLLLCPSRSHNKMNAGSSPYTCLECSQRFQFEFPYVAHLRFRCPKRLHSADISPQDEQGGGVGTKDHGGGGGGGKDQQQQQQEAPLGPGPKFCKAGPLHHYPSPSPESSNPPAAAGGSSAKPSTDFHNLARELENSRGGSSCSPAQSLSSGSGSGGGGGHQEAELSPDGIATGGGKGKRKFPEEATEGGGGAGLVGGRGRFVERPLPASKEDLVCTPQQYRASGSYFGLEENGRLFAPPSPETGEAKRSAFVEVKKAARAASLQEEGTADGAGVASEDQDAGGGGGSSTPAAASPVGAEKLLAPRPGGPLPSRLEGGSPARGSAFTSVPQLGSAGSTGGGGGTGAGAAGGAGGGQGTASDERKSAFSQPARSFSQLSPLVLGQKLGALEPCHPADGVGPTRLYPAAADPLAVKLQGAADLNGGCGSLPSGGGGLPKQSPFLYATAFWPKSSAAAAAAAAAAAAGPLQLQLPSALTLLPPSFTSLCLPAQNWCAKCNASFRMTSDLVYHMRSHHKKEYAMEPLVKRRREEKLKCPICNESFRERHHLSRHMTSHN from the exons ATGGAGGATACTGGCATCCAGCGAGGCATCTGGGATGGAGATGCCAAGGCTGTCCAACAATGTCTGACAGATATTTTTACCAGCGTTTACACCACCTGCGACATCCCTGAGAATGCTATATTTGGTCCCTGTGTCCTGAGCCATACTTCCCTATATGACAGCATAGCTTTCATAGCTCTCAAGTCTACTGACAAGAGAACAGTACCGTATATCTTTCGG GTAGACACCTCAGCAGCAAATGGTTCCTCAGAAGGTCTCATGTGGCTGCGGTTGGTCCAATCGGCCAGAGATAAGGAAGAGCAGAACCTTGAAGCCTACATAAAAAACGGACAGCTGTTCTACCGCTCTCTCCGCAGGATTGCCAAAGACGAGGAGTTACTAGTTTGGTACGGGAAAGAACTGACTGAGTTACTCTTGCTCTGCCCCTCTAGATCCCACAACAAAATGAATG CAGGGTCGTCCCCTTACACATGCCTGGAATGCAGCCAACGTTTCCAGTTTGAGTTCCCCTATGTGGCGCATCTGCGTTTCCGCTGCCCCAAGAGACTTCACAGCGCTGATATAAGTCCCCAAGACGAGCAAGGCGGCGGCGTGGGCACCAAGGACcacgggggcggcggcggcggtggcaaagaccagcagcagcagcagcaggaggcacCTTTAGGCCCGGGTCCCAAGTTTTGCAAAGCCGGCCCCCTCCACCACTACCCATCCCCCTCCCCAGAAAGCAGCAACCCACCCGCTGCCGCCGGCGGCAGCAGCGCGAAGCCATCCACAGACTTCCACAACCTGGCCAGGGAGCTGGAAAACTCCCGGGGAGGCAGCAGCTGCTCCCCAGCCCAGAGCCTCAGCAGCGGtagcggcagcggcggcggcggcggccaccaggaggcggagctgagTCCCGACGGCATCGCCACGGGCGGCGgcaaaggaaagaggaaattCCCGGAGGAGGCGACGGAGGGTGGCGGTGGCGCTGGTCTGGTAGGGGGCCGGGGCCGCTTCGTAGAGCGGCCCCTCCCGGCCTCCAAGGAGGATCTGGTGTGCACACCGCAGCAGTACCGAGCCTCGGGCAGCTACTTCGGCCTGGAAGAGAACGGCCGCCTCTTCGCGCCGCCAAGTCCCGAGACGGGCGAGGCGAAGCGCAGCGCCTTCGTGGAGGTGAAGAAGGCTGCCCGCGCGGCCAGCCTGCAGGAGGAGGGGACAGCCGACGGCGCGGGAGTCGCCTCCGAGGACCAGGacgctggcggcggcggcggctcctcCACGCCCGCGGCCGCGTCGCCGGTGGGCGCCGAGAAGCTGCTGGCCCCGCGGCCTGGGGGCCCGCTGCCCAGCCGGCTCGAGGGCGGCAGTCCTGCGAGGGGCAGCGCCTTCACTTCGGTGCCGCAGCTGGGCAGCGCGGGCAGCACGGGCGGTGGGGGCGGAACGGGCGCCGGGGCCGCAGGCGGCGCGGGCGGGGGCCAGGGCACCGCGTCGGACGAGCGCAAAAGCGCCTTCTCGCAGCCAGCACGCTCCTTCTCGCAGCTGTCCCCGCTGGTGCTGGGCCAGAAGCTGGGCGCGCTCGAGCCATGCCACCCCGCCGACGGCGTGGGCCCCACCAGACTCTATCCCGCCGCTGCGGACCCTCTAGCGGTGAAGCTCCAGGGGGCCGCGGACCTGAACGGAGGTTGCGGGTCCCTGccgagcggcggcggcggcctgCCTAAGCAGAGCCCCTTCCTGTACGCCACCGCCTTCTGGCCCAAGAGCTCCGCTGCCGCTGCAGCCGCGGCTGCGGCGGCGGCCGCGGGGCCcttgcagctgcagctgccctcGGCGCTCACGCTGCTGCCGCCCTCCTTCACCTCGCTGTGTCTGCCCGCGCAGAACTGGTGCGCCAAGTGCAATGCCTCCTTCCGCATGACCTCCGACCTGGTGTACCACATGAGGTCGCACCACAAAAAGGAGTATGCGATGGAGCCCTTGGTGAAGCGGCGGCGAGAGGAGAAACTCAAGTGCCCCATCTGCAATGAGTCCTTCAGGGAGCGCCACCACCTCTCCAGGCACATGACCTCGCATAATTGA
- the PRDM8 gene encoding PR domain zinc finger protein 8 isoform X2, translating to MEDTGIQRGIWDGDAKAVQQCLTDIFTSVYTTCDIPENAIFGPCVLSHTSLYDSIAFIALKSTDKRTVPYIFRVDTSAANGSSEGLMWLRLVQSARDKEEQNLEAYIKNGQLFYRSLRRIAKDEELLVWYGKELTELLLLCPSRSHNKMNGSSPYTCLECSQRFQFEFPYVAHLRFRCPKRLHSADISPQDEQGGGVGTKDHGGGGGGGKDQQQQQQEAPLGPGPKFCKAGPLHHYPSPSPESSNPPAAAGGSSAKPSTDFHNLARELENSRGGSSCSPAQSLSSGSGSGGGGGHQEAELSPDGIATGGGKGKRKFPEEATEGGGGAGLVGGRGRFVERPLPASKEDLVCTPQQYRASGSYFGLEENGRLFAPPSPETGEAKRSAFVEVKKAARAASLQEEGTADGAGVASEDQDAGGGGGSSTPAAASPVGAEKLLAPRPGGPLPSRLEGGSPARGSAFTSVPQLGSAGSTGGGGGTGAGAAGGAGGGQGTASDERKSAFSQPARSFSQLSPLVLGQKLGALEPCHPADGVGPTRLYPAAADPLAVKLQGAADLNGGCGSLPSGGGGLPKQSPFLYATAFWPKSSAAAAAAAAAAAAGPLQLQLPSALTLLPPSFTSLCLPAQNWCAKCNASFRMTSDLVYHMRSHHKKEYAMEPLVKRRREEKLKCPICNESFRERHHLSRHMTSHN from the exons ATGGAGGATACTGGCATCCAGCGAGGCATCTGGGATGGAGATGCCAAGGCTGTCCAACAATGTCTGACAGATATTTTTACCAGCGTTTACACCACCTGCGACATCCCTGAGAATGCTATATTTGGTCCCTGTGTCCTGAGCCATACTTCCCTATATGACAGCATAGCTTTCATAGCTCTCAAGTCTACTGACAAGAGAACAGTACCGTATATCTTTCGG GTAGACACCTCAGCAGCAAATGGTTCCTCAGAAGGTCTCATGTGGCTGCGGTTGGTCCAATCGGCCAGAGATAAGGAAGAGCAGAACCTTGAAGCCTACATAAAAAACGGACAGCTGTTCTACCGCTCTCTCCGCAGGATTGCCAAAGACGAGGAGTTACTAGTTTGGTACGGGAAAGAACTGACTGAGTTACTCTTGCTCTGCCCCTCTAGATCCCACAACAAAATGAATG GGTCGTCCCCTTACACATGCCTGGAATGCAGCCAACGTTTCCAGTTTGAGTTCCCCTATGTGGCGCATCTGCGTTTCCGCTGCCCCAAGAGACTTCACAGCGCTGATATAAGTCCCCAAGACGAGCAAGGCGGCGGCGTGGGCACCAAGGACcacgggggcggcggcggcggtggcaaagaccagcagcagcagcagcaggaggcacCTTTAGGCCCGGGTCCCAAGTTTTGCAAAGCCGGCCCCCTCCACCACTACCCATCCCCCTCCCCAGAAAGCAGCAACCCACCCGCTGCCGCCGGCGGCAGCAGCGCGAAGCCATCCACAGACTTCCACAACCTGGCCAGGGAGCTGGAAAACTCCCGGGGAGGCAGCAGCTGCTCCCCAGCCCAGAGCCTCAGCAGCGGtagcggcagcggcggcggcggcggccaccaggaggcggagctgagTCCCGACGGCATCGCCACGGGCGGCGgcaaaggaaagaggaaattCCCGGAGGAGGCGACGGAGGGTGGCGGTGGCGCTGGTCTGGTAGGGGGCCGGGGCCGCTTCGTAGAGCGGCCCCTCCCGGCCTCCAAGGAGGATCTGGTGTGCACACCGCAGCAGTACCGAGCCTCGGGCAGCTACTTCGGCCTGGAAGAGAACGGCCGCCTCTTCGCGCCGCCAAGTCCCGAGACGGGCGAGGCGAAGCGCAGCGCCTTCGTGGAGGTGAAGAAGGCTGCCCGCGCGGCCAGCCTGCAGGAGGAGGGGACAGCCGACGGCGCGGGAGTCGCCTCCGAGGACCAGGacgctggcggcggcggcggctcctcCACGCCCGCGGCCGCGTCGCCGGTGGGCGCCGAGAAGCTGCTGGCCCCGCGGCCTGGGGGCCCGCTGCCCAGCCGGCTCGAGGGCGGCAGTCCTGCGAGGGGCAGCGCCTTCACTTCGGTGCCGCAGCTGGGCAGCGCGGGCAGCACGGGCGGTGGGGGCGGAACGGGCGCCGGGGCCGCAGGCGGCGCGGGCGGGGGCCAGGGCACCGCGTCGGACGAGCGCAAAAGCGCCTTCTCGCAGCCAGCACGCTCCTTCTCGCAGCTGTCCCCGCTGGTGCTGGGCCAGAAGCTGGGCGCGCTCGAGCCATGCCACCCCGCCGACGGCGTGGGCCCCACCAGACTCTATCCCGCCGCTGCGGACCCTCTAGCGGTGAAGCTCCAGGGGGCCGCGGACCTGAACGGAGGTTGCGGGTCCCTGccgagcggcggcggcggcctgCCTAAGCAGAGCCCCTTCCTGTACGCCACCGCCTTCTGGCCCAAGAGCTCCGCTGCCGCTGCAGCCGCGGCTGCGGCGGCGGCCGCGGGGCCcttgcagctgcagctgccctcGGCGCTCACGCTGCTGCCGCCCTCCTTCACCTCGCTGTGTCTGCCCGCGCAGAACTGGTGCGCCAAGTGCAATGCCTCCTTCCGCATGACCTCCGACCTGGTGTACCACATGAGGTCGCACCACAAAAAGGAGTATGCGATGGAGCCCTTGGTGAAGCGGCGGCGAGAGGAGAAACTCAAGTGCCCCATCTGCAATGAGTCCTTCAGGGAGCGCCACCACCTCTCCAGGCACATGACCTCGCATAATTGA